A single window of Halobacterium jilantaiense DNA harbors:
- the ileS gene encoding isoleucine--tRNA ligase, whose product MSGFGDVPDQYDPEDVEDRVFSYWDDVDAYEQTVEHRADGEDFFFVDGPPYTSGAAHMGTTWNKTLKDAYIRYLRMQGYDVTDRPGYDMHGLPIETKVEEELGFESKKDIQEFGEDAFIEECKRFADDNLDGLQSDFQSFGVWMDWDNPYKTVDPSYMEAAWWAFSEVHDNGLVERGKRSISQCPRCETAIANNEVEYEDVSDPSIYVKFDLDDREGSLVVWTTTPWTIPANEFVAVDEDGDYQQVRATTEDGEEEVLYVASECVDGVLSAGRYDDYEVEADLTGSDLVGWSYTPPLTEEVPANPTDADGTHEVYHGDWVEADRTGLVHSAPGHGEEDFERGEELGLPVFCPVGGDGVYTEEAGEYEGEFVRDANDGIISDLEGHGALLASETVDHSYGHCWRCDTGIVQIVTDQWFITITDVKDELLSNMDESEWHPQWARDNRFRDFVENAPDWNVSRQRYWGIPVPIWTPEDWSGDVEDVLVVGTREELAELADQDVDPESVDIHKPTVDDITITVDGTEYTRVPDVFDVWLDSSVASWGTLNYPEQEDDFEELWPADLIMEAHDQTRGWFWSQLGMGTAALGEVPYREVLMHGYANMPDGRGMSKSKGITIEPHEVIDEYGADPMRLFLLSVTPQGEDMSFSWDETGNMQADLNILWNVFRFPRPYMALDDFDANVPEAFGGEGSGVAVEDVDLEAVDEWLLSTLQSVKADATEHWEDYEQHRALDAVLEFVVEDLSRYYVQVVRERMWEDGESASKTAAYATMQRVLLEVTALLAPFAPFVTEELYAHLTGDTGHDTVHMCDWPEVEESLRQPGLEAHVAVLRAAEEAGSHARQQAGRKLRWPVTRIVVDADDDAVVDALDAHGDLLADRLNTRSVEVVDPGESWGELAYSARADMSELGPAFGDDAGAVMNALNDAHVTDTDLDALADQVSEDLGMDVELTDEMVEFVEETPEHVAGADFESGTVYVDTELNEDVESEGYAREVVRRVQEMRKDMDLEMDAEIRLDVLVFDERVGELVARHEDLVKEETRARDLGEVEDGYREEWDVEGTTVALEIEEL is encoded by the coding sequence ATGAGTGGATTCGGCGACGTGCCCGACCAGTACGACCCCGAGGACGTCGAGGACCGGGTGTTCTCGTACTGGGACGACGTCGACGCCTACGAGCAGACGGTCGAGCACCGGGCCGACGGCGAGGACTTCTTCTTCGTCGACGGCCCGCCGTACACGAGCGGCGCGGCCCACATGGGGACGACGTGGAACAAGACGCTCAAAGACGCCTACATCCGCTACCTCCGGATGCAGGGCTACGACGTCACGGACCGCCCGGGCTACGACATGCACGGGCTCCCCATCGAGACGAAAGTCGAGGAGGAACTCGGCTTCGAGTCCAAGAAGGACATCCAGGAGTTCGGCGAGGACGCCTTCATCGAGGAGTGCAAGCGGTTCGCCGACGACAACCTCGACGGCCTCCAGTCGGACTTCCAGAGCTTCGGCGTCTGGATGGACTGGGACAACCCCTACAAGACCGTCGACCCGTCGTACATGGAGGCGGCGTGGTGGGCGTTCAGCGAGGTCCACGACAACGGGCTCGTGGAGCGCGGGAAGCGCTCCATCAGCCAGTGTCCGCGCTGTGAGACCGCCATCGCGAACAACGAGGTCGAGTACGAGGACGTCAGCGACCCGTCCATCTACGTCAAGTTCGACCTCGACGACCGCGAGGGCAGTCTCGTCGTCTGGACGACGACCCCGTGGACGATTCCCGCGAACGAGTTCGTCGCGGTCGACGAGGACGGCGACTACCAGCAGGTCCGCGCCACCACGGAGGACGGCGAGGAAGAGGTCCTGTACGTCGCCAGCGAGTGCGTCGACGGCGTGCTGTCGGCGGGCCGCTACGACGACTACGAGGTCGAGGCCGACCTCACCGGCTCGGACCTCGTCGGCTGGTCGTACACGCCGCCGCTGACCGAGGAGGTGCCCGCGAACCCGACGGACGCCGACGGCACCCACGAGGTCTACCACGGCGACTGGGTGGAGGCCGACCGCACCGGCCTCGTGCACTCCGCGCCCGGGCACGGCGAGGAGGACTTCGAGCGCGGCGAGGAACTCGGGCTGCCCGTGTTCTGCCCGGTCGGCGGCGACGGCGTCTACACCGAGGAGGCCGGCGAGTACGAGGGCGAGTTCGTCCGGGACGCGAACGACGGCATCATCTCGGACCTGGAGGGGCACGGCGCGCTGCTCGCCAGCGAGACCGTCGACCACAGCTACGGGCACTGCTGGCGGTGTGATACCGGCATCGTCCAGATTGTCACCGACCAGTGGTTCATCACCATCACGGACGTCAAAGACGAGCTGCTGTCGAACATGGACGAGTCCGAGTGGCACCCGCAGTGGGCGCGGGACAACCGCTTCCGGGACTTCGTGGAGAACGCGCCGGACTGGAACGTCAGCCGGCAGCGCTACTGGGGCATCCCCGTCCCCATCTGGACGCCCGAGGACTGGAGCGGCGACGTCGAGGACGTGCTGGTGGTCGGCACCCGCGAGGAGCTCGCGGAGCTCGCCGACCAGGACGTCGACCCCGAGTCCGTCGACATCCACAAGCCGACCGTCGACGACATCACCATCACCGTCGACGGCACCGAGTACACGCGCGTGCCGGACGTCTTCGACGTCTGGCTGGACTCCTCCGTGGCGTCCTGGGGCACCCTGAACTACCCCGAGCAGGAGGACGACTTCGAGGAGCTGTGGCCGGCCGACCTCATCATGGAGGCCCACGACCAGACCCGCGGCTGGTTCTGGAGCCAGCTCGGGATGGGGACCGCGGCGCTCGGCGAGGTGCCGTACCGGGAGGTCCTGATGCACGGCTACGCGAACATGCCCGACGGCCGCGGCATGTCGAAGTCGAAGGGCATCACCATCGAGCCCCACGAGGTCATCGACGAGTACGGCGCGGACCCGATGCGGCTGTTCCTGCTGTCGGTCACGCCGCAGGGCGAGGACATGAGCTTCTCCTGGGACGAGACCGGGAACATGCAGGCCGACCTGAACATCCTCTGGAACGTCTTCCGGTTCCCGCGGCCGTACATGGCCCTCGACGACTTCGACGCGAACGTCCCCGAGGCCTTCGGCGGCGAGGGCAGCGGCGTCGCCGTCGAGGACGTCGACCTGGAGGCTGTCGACGAGTGGCTGCTGTCCACGCTCCAGTCCGTGAAGGCCGACGCCACCGAGCACTGGGAGGACTACGAGCAGCACCGCGCGCTCGACGCGGTCCTCGAGTTCGTCGTCGAGGACCTCTCCCGGTACTACGTGCAGGTCGTCCGCGAGCGCATGTGGGAGGACGGCGAATCGGCGTCCAAGACGGCGGCCTACGCCACGATGCAGCGCGTCCTCCTCGAAGTCACCGCGCTGCTCGCGCCGTTCGCGCCCTTCGTCACGGAGGAGCTGTACGCCCACCTCACGGGCGACACCGGCCACGACACCGTCCACATGTGTGACTGGCCCGAGGTCGAGGAGTCCCTGCGGCAGCCCGGACTGGAGGCCCACGTCGCCGTGCTGCGCGCCGCCGAGGAGGCGGGCAGCCACGCCCGCCAGCAGGCCGGCCGGAAGCTCCGGTGGCCGGTCACGCGAATCGTCGTCGACGCCGACGACGACGCGGTCGTCGACGCACTCGACGCCCACGGCGACCTGCTCGCCGACCGCCTCAACACCCGCAGTGTCGAGGTCGTCGACCCCGGCGAGTCCTGGGGCGAACTCGCGTACAGCGCCCGCGCCGACATGAGCGAACTCGGCCCCGCGTTCGGCGACGACGCCGGCGCGGTGATGAACGCGCTCAACGACGCCCACGTCACCGACACGGACCTCGACGCGCTCGCCGACCAGGTCTCCGAGGACCTCGGAATGGACGTCGAACTCACCGACGAGATGGTCGAGTTCGTCGAGGAGACCCCCGAGCACGTCGCCGGCGCGGACTTCGAGTCCGGGACGGTGTACGTCGACACCGAACTGAACGAGGACGTGGAGAGCGAGGGGTACGCCCGCGAGGTCGTGCGCCGCGTTCAGGAGATGCGCAAGGACATGGACCTCGAGATGGACGCCGAGATTCGGCTGGACGTGCTCGTGTTCGACGAGCGCGTCGGCGAACTCGTCGCGCGCCACGAGGACCTCGTCAAGGAGGAGACTCGCGCCCGAGACCTCGGCGAGGTCGAGGACGGCTACCGCGAGGAGTGGGATGTCGAGGGCACCACGGTCGCCCTCGAAATCGAGGAGCTGTAA